The genomic window NNNNNNNNNNNNNNNNNNNNNNNNNNNNNNNNNNNNNNNNNNNNNNNNNNNNNNNNNNNNNNNNNNNNNNNNNNNNNNNNNNNNNNNNNNNNNNNNNNNNNNNNNNNNNNNNNNNNNNNNNNNNNNNNNNNNNNNNNNNNNNNNNNNNNNNNNNNNNNNNNNNNNNNNNNNNNNNNNNNNNNNNNNNNNNNNNNNNNNNNNNNNNNNNNNNNNNNNNNNNNNNNNNNNNNNNNNNNNNNNNNNNNNNNNNNNNNNNNNNNNNNNNNNNNNNNNNNNNNNNNNNNNNNNNNNNNNNNNNNNNNNNNNNNNNNNNNNNNacacacactgacacacacactgacacacactcGTGTCTCCTGGTTCTGTATCAGAACCAAACGCAGAGAaacagctttcagcttctatgcagcACAGATCTGGATCTTTATCTGTAAAGGCAGACAGAAGCTGATCGGTTGAAGCTGATCGATAATCAGACACGATGACGGTTTCCAGCTTCTGTGATGTCATGAAGGAAACACGTTCAAGTGTCTTcctgcaggaagcagcaggaagtggCGGCGGCGCCACGATCACCCTCAGCTTCTTTGCCATCAGTCCAGGTGTCTGAAGGAAGCGGCCATGTTTAATCTGCCCTGTCAGACTATCGCAGTGACATCATGGCGACCTGCAGCCATGATGTCACTGAGCCAGACTGACACCTTCGCTCGCCTCAGGCCTCCCAGCAGGCGCCCGTCCAGCCCGCCGTGGAGGCCGCCATCGCTGCCGGTTACCGCCATATCGACACCGCCTTCAGCTACGGGAACGAAGTGGAGATCGGCAAAGCGCTGCGTTCCAAGATGGAGCAGGGTGTCATCCGGCGGGAGGATGTGTTCATCGTCAGTAAGGTGAGAGCCGCCATCGCCGCCGCCATCGCCGCCGCCATTAAACCTCCTCTGCTCTGTCCTCTAGCTGTGGTGCACGCACTTTGACCCCGAGGACATCCCCGTCTGCCTCAACCGCTCCCTGCAGGACCTGCAGCTGGACTACCTGGACCTGTACCTCATCCACTTCCCCGTCGGCTTCAAGGTCAGATCAGGAGCCAGaggtcaggtcagaggtcagagcgcTCTTACAGGCCGCTCAGGTTCTGGCTGGAAGGTTAGCgcttccagcagcagcgttATCGTCCGTTACCATGGTAACTGCATCCCCACAGCTAACACAGAGAGATCAACGTGAGCATGTTAGCTTCCTCACAGGCAGACTggcagctctggaggagctgcagagcttcacagctcaggaccagcagctgctttgttgaaaatgtttcctgGTTTTGCAGAAATCGGGAGACGATCTGTTTCCACGGAAGGACGGGAAGATCGTGACGTCGGACACGGACTATGTGGACGTGTGGCGGGTGAGACCTGGCGGccatgtttattaaactcttacTGAACATCGACTTATTGATCCCGTCTCCCTCCCGTCTGTCTCCTGTCCCTCCCATCCCTCCTGTCTCTCCCCTGTCCCTCCCGTCCCTCCTGTCTCTCCCCTGTCCCTCCCGTCTGTCCCCCGTCCCTCCAGGGTCTGGAGGCGCTGCAGGCCTCCGGCAGGGTGAGGAGCATCGGCGTGTCCAACTTCAGCGTCTTGCAGCTGGAGCGCCTCCTGGCCCTCTGCAGGGCTCCTCCTGCTGTCAACCAGGTGCTCCAGCCCATGTCTCAGATTTCATCTTTTCCTTCTGCTGTATTTTCCAGCCAAGGGCTGAAACCTGAAACTAACCGGTGCACCTcggacccggttctgatccggtgtCTCTGGCAGGTGGAGCTCCATCCCTACATGGTCCAGAAGGATCTGGTCGAGTTCTGCAGGTCCAGAAACATCGCGCTGACGGCCTACAGCCCCTTCGGCTCCCCTGGAAGACCATCAGAGCTGTAAGAGCCGGTTTGTTGGATCTCCTCTGATCTGAACCTGGGgaacggcggccatctttatctgttcagttttatttataaaaaaatttccaTTCTCAATATTTAGCACATCAAGTCACAAACATAATTTCCAGTAAAACTAAACATGCAAACTAGGATGTATTGAACctacgggacgcgatttgttctcTTCAAATGAATAACGTTAAATAAAAGGTTTATATCGCAGCTCCAGtgattgtttcactcacggtgttgcgatattgtgcccaactgcattctgggtaacacgACTAACCGAcacattaaatcatgcctggctgcaactgcATCCATGgcaactcttcttcttcttcttctcttcagtgtttgtagcttttggcgcagctcctgctactggtagcttcaccgcatcagttcagcgttacaccctGTGATTCACTTCTCtctgattttctaatattttatgttttattgagggttttctacatgttttgtcagttctgtgatcatgtcaaagcagcaacttgtattaaaaagtgtttcatgtccgtctggatgctgccgCTTCCAGCAGAAAATCTCTCttataaatgactaaaatccCGATGGGTTAGGGTTACACTCACTGTGTCCCTCTGAGAAATGAACCcagttaaataaagaaatccctccatggctGATTCCTCGGTAGAGATCGTGATCTGGTATGAATCGGTagcacttttgaattttaatcatcagaataacgAGCTACAAGGTTTACGTCAGTCTGCTTTTCTCCATCGATACGCGCTTATGGGGTAAAACAAAAGACGATGCGCActttgtgcaaaactctgaaacggGAGAACCGGGACATTGAACGGAGCGACggattaatctataatcaataggtCTATATacagatataatccatgtttctgtctcatatttgaaTGGCATTAAAAGCTTAAAGATCTCTGTCCAGAACATGtgtgccccctgctggtgtgGCGGTGCTAGTGCAACAGGGCCCCCAACTGTTCATCTGGAGTACAGCAGTTATTTATCTCAGCTACTGAGCAAAAGCGGGAAAACAAGAGAACGTTCTTTAGGAGCTGAGGAGACCGAGTTCATCCTGGGGTCGCCTTCGTCTCCATGCCGACCAGCGGTTAGAGAGGAAGCCACAGAGGTCAGCTGGTGTGGATGATCAGCCCTCACAGAGCCGGCCTTAGACATAAGCGAGCTGAGCCACAGCCCcctggccagcagggggccccgCAGAAAATGTTGgttaatttgatgttttcaggatcaataaattaaattaacattaaaggAAATGTAAAGATTATTCTCTACAGTCTGgacagcagaaccagaatctGGGCCCAGAGTGAATCTGTTTTTCTGGAGattttaaaggttaaaatgTTTCTCCAGGTTTAGTGCTGAGGCTCCAAGCtccttttatttctctgctctgctgcaggaaGAGAGGCGAGACCGAcccccacctgctgctgcaggacccAGTGGTTGCTGACATCGCAGGGAAGCACCGCCGCAGCCCAGCACAGGTCAGcagggggtgtgtgtgtgtgtgctgcagggtgtgtgtgtgtgtgtgggctgtagggtgtgtgtgtgggtgggtgtgtgtgtgtgtgcgtgggtgtgtgtgtgggcggtAGGGTGTGTGGGCtgtagggtgtgtgtgtgggctgtagggtgtgtgtgtgggcggcagggtgtgtgtgtgggctgtagggtgtgtgtgtgggtgtgtgtgggcTGTAGGGTGTGTGTGCtgtagggtgtgtgtgtgtgctgtaagGTGTGTGTCAGGGGtgtacaataatctcacgatacgatacgatATGCGATATTCTGGTCACGACACGATGTGTATCACATTTGTCAAGCGATACAATTCGATACGATTCtgtgcatttttacgattttctgaaagattttagaaggacagagtgattttagtgacattttgttcc from Poecilia reticulata strain Guanapo linkage group LG6, Guppy_female_1.0+MT, whole genome shotgun sequence includes these protein-coding regions:
- the LOC103466854 gene encoding LOW QUALITY PROTEIN: alcohol dehydrogenase [NADP(+)] (The sequence of the model RefSeq protein was modified relative to this genomic sequence to represent the inferred CDS: deleted 2 bases in 1 codon) — encoded protein: MAQHHDRHIQLNDGNRMPLLGLGTWKASQQAPVQPAVEAAIAAGYRHIDTAFSYGNEVEIGKALRSKMEQGVIRREDVFIVSKLWCTHFDPEDIPVCLNRSLQDLQLDYLDLYLIHFPVGFKKSGDDLFPRKDGKIVTSDTDYVDVWRGLEALQASGRVRSIGVSNFSVLQLERLLALCRAPPAVNQVELHPYMVQKDLVEFCRSRNIALTAYSPFGSPGRPSELKRGETDPHLLLQDPVVADIAGKHRRSPAQVSRGCVCVCQGVCVCVGCRVADPVAKADPVAMQADPVAKADPVAMQADPVAMQADPVAMQVFDFDLGEDDMDALRGLDRGWKACVLDEIKSHPYYPFE